A genomic stretch from Ictidomys tridecemlineatus isolate mIctTri1 unplaced genomic scaffold, mIctTri1.hap1 Scaffold_50, whole genome shotgun sequence includes:
- the LOC144373820 gene encoding axin interactor, dorsalization-associated protein-like: MTLLTIRIEKIGLKDAGQCIDPYITVSVKDLNGIDLTPVQDTPVASRKEDTYVHFNVDIELQKHIEKLTKGAAIFFEFKHYKLTKRFTSTKCFAFMEMDEIKPGPTVIEL, translated from the exons atgacattactcactatcaggattgagaaaattggtctgaaagacgctggacagtgcatcgatccctatattacagttagtgtaaagg atctgaatggcatagatttaactcctgtgcaagatactcctgtggcttcaagaaaagaagatacatatgttcattttaatgtggacattgagctccagaagcatattgaaaaattaaccaaag gtgcagctatcttctttgaattcaaacactacaagcttacaaaaaggtttaccagcaccaaatgttttgctttcatggagatggatgagattaaacctgggccaactgtaatagaactgtaa